The Flavobacterium faecale genome has a segment encoding these proteins:
- a CDS encoding LamG-like jellyroll fold domain-containing protein: MPKTLPTYSTIYLFTIFLISFFAQAQTYTNNVPGTYTIKVPAGVITLQAEAWGGGGAGASRRANDAIRTSGGGGGGYARSAGITVNSSANYTVTVGAGGTSIYNSSTTNVTKVHGTSSSFESLVIAKGGLTPYHYEDLANSTGIYGSGPTGATGSVGAITYNGGNGGYGVYYGVNYGSIYSSSGGGGAGSNGAGNNGSNAPDPTSSLPVGGAGSSAGGGNGGNGRSGAGNGNPGLNYGGGGGGVSDIGYNGGPGAGGKIVLTYNCPNYTLGSTAAAATTPNNSSTITLTSTSSDLPIGTYSITYNLSGSNTATGSTATMVVSTAGAGTFVTSLLANVGNTTITITKLSSGTGDACSTTLSSANTAVISVANAPTIVVKGNNKIINNGVTTPSTLDNTHYGNVQISSVAITKSFTISNNGTASLILTTPPTISGTNASNFTIAVTPATTIAAGASTTFQISFSPTTPGQKNASVTIQSNDVTKSPYTFDLQGQAVQYFYDSDGDGILDDADVDDDNDGILDATEEANCRAMNGYAVNYKFLNETFGAGTNRVQINTTYAATTTYCFQDATTPTICEGSGNSVDLNDGKYTVGPSAQIASWASNIWWLGGDHTGDVNGRMAIFNASYNPGIFYTAEITGALPNIPITYSFWVLNLDRSTASGRIKPNINVTFIDFNDNVLATINSGDIQNDDTWHRFTANLNLPTNAFKVVFTNNNVGGLGNDLALDDIVITQTLCDRDNDGIADVFDLDADNDGIEDVIEVGLGNLTNGTGRIDVPWVDNNNNGLHDSADGTAALPLPTLDSDGDGVPNYLDLDSDNDSLFDVDESYAGNTNAIAGFENGDGDINGDGVGDGPETEAFREQDQNGDGVVSHFGDGILDVYDYGTGTSQYGNRNQGISTGNPATTYLKDTDIDGIPDYLDVMSNNTTWDIANTIKIYDYKTLDTNNDGVIDGNIDLDKDGIIDTFDTNDKIWGSPRDLKTKLFLDFDGRNDYAESTNILDNLPSASLMAWINLKSPFTGASFVVGQNDFQIRITDSQKLLARVNGTTITHTTTKIDESRWYHVAAIFDGPNNIIKLYLNGTMVASEAAPSSTGADSSKLTIGKNSSNDTMYFKGKIDEVRVFNTALTESQLQRMVYQEINNSGGQIRGEIVPKNVATAPSSLPFTNLLRYYRMDNYKDDIIDDLTTPAIDVTGTKIYNHKNIYIQEAPMPFLTERSGDFATAVNSPTKEINGQDIMDQDWSIVKVSHDITETTNNVDLGMFVDAGKTITMNNDTKIENDWYLKLDGKIDLVGKSQLVQTTESDLDVTSAGSIERDQQGQGNLYNYNYWSSPVSRINNTQNNTDHSVSEVMKDGTTTTPQNINWIGGYNGSTGSPISIAKFWINKFDNYGYDYAQWVRIYETGTLRAGQGYTMKGNQGANTTQNYTFVGKPNSGTIDSNVVSNNQILLTGNPYPSALDSKLFIADNTNSFDGNLYFWEHYTTNNTHDLRDYQGGYAALNNVGGIAAVSSNAALISGLGTASKGAPKRYIPVGQAFFIIGKAPSGGTITYKNSQRAFQKEDGGDSNYTFRPSATAKTKGTDDNGNDPLPPGDTYKKVRLGYTSAVNFHRQVLLGFMDDKATSGFDYGYDAYNLDAFPNDMSLYNNGYKLVIQGEGYYNKNNRFPLAVQADQTGKVIFSLDGKENFDNIDNFYIYDKATNYYHNIKASTYEVTIDAGEYLDRFALTFTNSTTENTLDITEATTTLAGITVNHIQNSSTLDITNTTTDAVVKKVQLYDMAGKEIATWKTEKQTQASFQLSFNKLSAGVYVVVVYTTQGKMSKQIIIP; encoded by the coding sequence ATGCCAAAAACTCTACCTACCTACTCTACTATTTACCTTTTTACGATCTTTTTAATCTCTTTTTTTGCACAAGCACAAACCTATACTAATAACGTTCCAGGAACCTATACAATAAAAGTACCTGCAGGTGTGATTACATTGCAAGCAGAAGCTTGGGGTGGAGGTGGCGCGGGAGCATCACGAAGAGCTAATGATGCTATTAGAACTAGTGGTGGTGGTGGTGGTGGTTATGCCCGTTCTGCAGGTATCACTGTTAATTCTTCTGCGAACTATACTGTTACCGTAGGTGCAGGAGGAACTTCTATTTACAACTCTTCGACTACAAATGTGACTAAAGTGCATGGTACATCATCATCCTTCGAATCTTTGGTGATAGCAAAAGGGGGATTAACACCATATCATTATGAAGATTTAGCTAACAGTACAGGCATTTACGGCTCAGGCCCTACTGGTGCAACAGGTTCAGTAGGCGCTATAACTTATAATGGTGGTAACGGTGGCTATGGTGTTTATTATGGTGTCAACTATGGCTCTATTTATTCTTCATCTGGCGGCGGTGGAGCTGGAAGTAATGGAGCTGGAAATAATGGAAGCAACGCCCCTGATCCAACCAGTTCACTACCTGTAGGTGGTGCAGGTTCAAGCGCGGGTGGTGGAAATGGCGGGAATGGTCGTTCAGGGGCTGGAAATGGAAATCCTGGACTAAATTACGGAGGCGGAGGCGGAGGTGTTTCTGATATTGGTTATAACGGTGGTCCCGGTGCTGGAGGAAAAATAGTTTTAACTTATAATTGTCCTAATTACACATTAGGATCAACGGCAGCAGCAGCAACTACACCCAATAATTCTAGTACCATCACACTTACGAGCACATCCTCTGATTTACCAATAGGAACATATTCTATAACTTATAACTTATCTGGAAGCAATACCGCAACTGGTTCTACTGCCACTATGGTCGTTAGTACAGCAGGTGCCGGAACTTTCGTGACCAGTCTCCTTGCAAATGTAGGGAATACGACCATCACAATAACTAAACTTAGCAGTGGAACAGGTGATGCATGCTCAACAACTTTGTCTTCGGCTAATACTGCAGTAATTAGTGTTGCCAATGCGCCTACAATTGTTGTTAAAGGAAACAACAAAATCATAAACAATGGAGTTACAACTCCTTCCACTCTTGACAATACACATTATGGGAATGTACAAATTTCAAGTGTTGCTATAACAAAATCTTTTACCATTAGCAACAACGGTACAGCATCGCTTATTTTAACTACTCCTCCTACCATCTCTGGAACAAATGCAAGTAATTTTACGATAGCAGTAACTCCTGCAACTACAATTGCAGCGGGCGCTAGCACCACTTTTCAAATTTCTTTTAGCCCAACTACACCTGGTCAAAAAAATGCAAGCGTAACTATTCAAAGTAATGATGTAACAAAATCTCCATACACTTTTGATCTACAAGGACAGGCAGTTCAATACTTTTATGATAGTGATGGCGATGGCATCCTAGATGATGCCGATGTAGACGATGACAATGATGGTATTCTTGATGCCACAGAAGAAGCCAATTGTAGAGCCATGAACGGTTATGCCGTAAATTACAAGTTTTTAAACGAAACGTTTGGCGCAGGTACAAACCGAGTGCAGATCAATACGACCTACGCCGCAACAACTACCTATTGTTTTCAAGACGCTACAACACCAACTATCTGTGAAGGTAGTGGCAACTCAGTTGATTTGAACGATGGTAAATATACTGTAGGCCCATCTGCTCAAATTGCTTCTTGGGCATCAAATATATGGTGGCTTGGAGGTGATCACACAGGTGATGTTAATGGGAGAATGGCTATTTTTAACGCATCCTACAATCCAGGCATTTTTTATACCGCTGAGATAACGGGCGCATTACCAAATATACCTATAACCTACAGCTTTTGGGTACTTAACCTTGATAGAAGCACTGCTTCTGGAAGGATAAAGCCAAACATAAATGTAACTTTTATCGATTTTAATGACAATGTCTTAGCTACAATTAATAGCGGTGATATCCAAAATGATGATACTTGGCACCGCTTTACGGCTAACCTTAACTTACCGACAAATGCCTTTAAAGTTGTTTTTACTAATAATAATGTCGGAGGACTCGGTAACGATCTTGCCTTGGATGACATTGTTATTACTCAAACCTTATGCGACCGTGACAATGATGGTATTGCCGATGTATTTGACCTTGATGCCGATAATGATGGTATCGAAGATGTTATTGAAGTAGGTTTAGGAAACTTGACCAACGGTACAGGCCGAATTGATGTACCTTGGGTAGATAATAATAATAACGGTCTTCATGATAGTGCGGATGGAACAGCAGCTTTACCTTTACCAACGCTTGATTCTGATGGTGATGGTGTACCTAATTATTTGGACTTAGACAGTGACAACGACAGCCTTTTTGACGTAGACGAATCATACGCAGGAAATACAAATGCTATTGCAGGATTTGAAAATGGGGATGGTGACATCAATGGTGACGGTGTAGGCGATGGTCCAGAAACAGAAGCTTTTAGAGAACAAGATCAAAATGGGGATGGTGTAGTTAGTCATTTTGGTGATGGAATCCTGGATGTTTACGATTACGGCACAGGAACTTCTCAATACGGAAATAGAAACCAAGGTATTTCGACAGGAAATCCTGCTACGACCTACTTGAAAGATACCGATATTGATGGTATACCCGATTATTTGGATGTAATGTCTAATAACACCACTTGGGACATTGCCAACACCATAAAAATATACGATTATAAAACATTAGACACCAACAATGATGGAGTAATTGACGGTAATATTGATCTTGATAAAGATGGAATCATCGATACTTTTGATACAAACGATAAAATATGGGGATCACCTAGAGACCTAAAAACAAAATTATTCTTGGATTTTGATGGCCGAAATGATTATGCAGAAAGTACTAACATTCTAGATAACCTGCCAAGCGCTTCTCTAATGGCATGGATCAATCTCAAAAGCCCATTTACAGGAGCTTCGTTTGTGGTAGGGCAGAATGATTTTCAAATTAGAATTACGGATAGTCAAAAATTATTAGCCAGAGTAAATGGAACAACCATAACTCACACTACAACTAAAATAGACGAAAGCAGATGGTACCACGTAGCTGCAATATTTGACGGCCCGAACAACATAATCAAACTATATTTAAATGGTACTATGGTTGCCTCTGAGGCAGCGCCTAGCTCTACTGGAGCCGATAGTTCAAAACTAACGATTGGGAAAAACTCTAGTAATGACACCATGTATTTCAAAGGAAAAATAGATGAAGTACGTGTATTCAACACTGCTCTTACTGAAAGTCAGTTGCAACGAATGGTGTACCAAGAAATCAATAATTCTGGTGGACAAATACGTGGAGAGATTGTACCAAAAAATGTAGCAACAGCTCCTTCTAGCCTGCCCTTTACCAATTTGTTGCGTTATTATCGAATGGACAATTACAAAGACGATATTATTGATGATTTGACGACTCCTGCCATCGATGTAACCGGAACAAAAATCTACAATCATAAGAATATTTATATTCAAGAAGCACCAATGCCTTTCTTGACCGAAAGAAGTGGCGATTTTGCAACAGCAGTAAATAGTCCCACCAAAGAAATTAATGGACAAGATATTATGGATCAGGATTGGTCTATTGTAAAGGTTTCACACGACATAACCGAAACAACAAACAACGTCGATTTAGGTATGTTTGTAGATGCTGGCAAAACCATCACTATGAACAATGACACGAAAATTGAAAACGACTGGTACTTAAAACTAGACGGAAAAATCGACTTAGTTGGAAAATCGCAATTGGTACAAACAACTGAGAGCGATCTTGATGTGACTAGTGCTGGGTCAATCGAACGTGATCAGCAGGGACAAGGAAATTTATACAATTACAATTATTGGTCATCTCCAGTAAGCCGAATTAACAACACACAAAACAATACCGATCACTCGGTTAGCGAGGTAATGAAAGACGGAACGACTACCACACCACAAAACATCAACTGGATTGGTGGTTATAATGGTTCGACTGGCTCACCAATAAGCATCGCTAAATTTTGGATCAACAAATTTGATAATTACGGATACGACTATGCGCAATGGGTACGCATATATGAAACAGGTACACTACGAGCGGGTCAGGGATACACAATGAAAGGTAATCAAGGCGCTAACACCACTCAAAACTACACCTTTGTTGGTAAGCCAAACAGTGGTACAATAGATAGCAATGTCGTATCTAACAATCAGATATTATTAACCGGAAACCCCTACCCATCTGCTCTAGACTCAAAATTATTTATTGCAGACAACACTAACTCCTTTGACGGGAATCTTTATTTTTGGGAACATTACACTACCAATAATACACATGACCTACGAGATTACCAAGGAGGATATGCTGCTCTTAATAATGTAGGTGGTATTGCTGCAGTTTCATCTAACGCGGCTTTAATTAGCGGCTTGGGGACAGCATCAAAAGGAGCACCAAAAAGATATATCCCAGTAGGTCAAGCTTTTTTTATCATAGGAAAAGCACCTTCTGGTGGGACAATCACGTATAAAAATAGTCAAAGAGCTTTTCAAAAAGAAGATGGGGGTGACTCAAATTATACATTCAGACCTTCAGCAACAGCAAAAACAAAAGGTACAGACGATAACGGAAATGATCCACTACCTCCAGGTGATACCTACAAAAAAGTGCGTTTGGGCTATACCTCTGCTGTCAATTTTCACAGACAAGTTTTATTAGGTTTCATGGATGATAAAGCAACAAGCGGTTTTGATTACGGATATGACGCCTATAATCTGGATGCTTTTCCAAATGATATGTCACTATATAATAATGGGTATAAATTGGTTATTCAAGGTGAAGGTTATTATAACAAAAATAATAGATTCCCATTGGCAGTACAAGCTGATCAAACTGGTAAAGTGATTTTCAGTTTAGACGGAAAAGAAAATTTTGACAACATAGACAACTTTTATATCTACGACAAAGCCACAAACTATTATCATAATATAAAAGCGAGCACTTATGAAGTTACAATAGATGCAGGAGAATATTTGGATCGCTTTGCTCTAACATTTACCAACAGTACTACAGAAAACACACTAGATATTACTGAAGCAACAACAACCCTAGCTGGCATTACCGTAAATCACATTCAAAACAGCTCTACCCTAGATATAACAAATACCACCACCGATGCCGTTGTCAAAAAAGTACAACTATATGATATGGCTGGTAAAGAAATAGCAACTTGGAAAACCGAAAAACAAACGCAAGCAAGTTTTCAATTGTCGTTTAATAAACTTAGTGCGGGTGTGTATGTAGTGGTAGTATATACCACGCAAGGTAAAATGAGCAAGCAAATAATTATCCCATAA
- a CDS encoding DUF4442 domain-containing protein, with protein sequence MKLTPSKLNSFLFFKLPSAYISGVRAKEIDLLQCVITVKHRWINQNPFKSMYFAVQAMAAELATGALVMNHIQGSGKKVSMLVAQNKGVFTKKATGRINFVCKDGYKIADALKETLKTGEGQTFWMKSIGTDESGTQVSEMDFEWSIRAKK encoded by the coding sequence CAAAACTAAATTCTTTTTTATTTTTCAAATTACCATCAGCGTATATAAGCGGTGTGCGCGCCAAAGAAATCGATTTGCTTCAATGTGTAATTACAGTTAAGCACCGTTGGATTAATCAAAATCCTTTTAAATCTATGTATTTTGCGGTTCAAGCCATGGCAGCAGAGCTTGCTACAGGTGCATTGGTGATGAACCATATACAGGGTAGTGGTAAAAAGGTATCTATGTTGGTTGCTCAAAACAAAGGTGTGTTTACCAAAAAAGCAACGGGTAGAATAAATTTTGTTTGCAAAGATGGCTATAAGATTGCCGATGCTTTGAAGGAAACATTAAAAACGGGAGAAGGGCAGACCTTTTGGATGAAATCAATTGGTACTGATGAAAGCGGAACTCAAGTTTCTGAAATGGATTTCGAATGGAGTATCAGAGCCAAAAAGTAA
- a CDS encoding LamG-like jellyroll fold domain-containing protein codes for MEKNYSILKNITSILVLLALLCMPSIRMYGQLRRNFTQRTSSYSPSKVIYNIKGDFTMIGNTNMTTETSSDGVDNTYNDMYFVDIDGDSNTLNSSSATLGFSTEGGIADPSCSKVIYAGLYWTGKSAINNNAPFNVTKNGVTKTFDKKVIKLKGGSASSYTTITANSTDLYYPQNTDDDIFVGYKEITDYVKTNGVGNYTVADIALVEGNNVPGYLGGWGIIIVYENPKMKDRAVTIFDGYAYVDLGNTGTIPISGFFATLSGNVVMKLGVMASEGDRNRAGDALQILKLNSPTSPYNSSNYLALSHANNTTTNFFNSSIYTDGNTRNPNYLNNTGMDISMFNVPNTGNSIIANGQTSTTFRYSSENDKFSIFAFAMAVDAYIPKPIASVKVNTIGGVTPTLPLTASPGDEIQYKIDIKNNGSEATKNTILTIPVPTSTLYTISSISTSNIHSTFSPASAPYFDSSLNAIIWNVGNIPLPSDPDTLLGSLLFKLKLTTDCATLFNMGCDNAISLNGIIAGQGAITNVGFSDAISQGIDYSSGCFNLIDNPILVNFNSSNSPCFAALAGPDKAPPTCGLSSVILAATANTTGTWSILSGPAGGGEVFSNATSPNSEFSSPNSGVYTLRWTVPYGGGACSPIVDDTTVSIGMCDKLDFDGINDHVNFDTNYALNSGAFTIETWIKPGQTNAAVQTIFSKRNATSLTDGYDLTVVNNMISFKWNTTGSITSLHPVTTGRWYHVAVTFDGSLYKLYIDGVAVQIPVIGTNPVANNSAKCILGAMAPSTTSPYLPTNFYKGWMQELRVWNVALTEDQAHQMMNQRIQKSSTSVLGATIPLTIDGLSWNNLQAYFPMKQANDLVNGNLLDKSASLRTGRLIGIESAQPESAPVPYTSAANTSWESSATWTYGNVWNIPNTLGVDNLTPIDWNIVRTSNNITTNGNKTVLGLLIDSNTVSANTDNKIEISKYFKLTGKLDLVGKSQLVQTEGSILDVASAGFIERDQQGQGNKYNYNYWSSPVSRINSTQNNTDYSIKDVMRDGTTTTPQDINWIGGYDGATTSPISIARYWIYKFDNYTNAYANWNQIFENGTVRTGQGFTMKGNNGPNTTQNYTFVGKPNNGTINNNTVGAGQLLLTGNPYPCSIDSQAFINDNSNSFDGNIYFWEHYTSNTTHVLRDYQGGYAVLNLVGGTPATASLTNLISGLGTSVKGAPKQFIPVGQAFFVYGKALGGGNITYKNSQRAFHKEDDALYSNITFRPSATAKTVGTPNNGNDPVPDDNHYKKVRIGYTSAVNFHRQVLLGFMNDKATSGFDNGYDAYNLDAFPNDMSLYNNGIKLVIQGEGYYDSNATFPLAIKSDQTGTVTFSIDGLENFDANDHFYIHDATDNSYHEITNSTFQLTIDSGEYLNRFSLTFKNQTTTLALSQENFVEANVKIMHIQNSNQILIENTTNNTQISNASLYGTTGRLITNWKNQNFNLSRFQLPIPKVSTGIYIVTLETTNGKINKQIIVP; via the coding sequence ATGGAAAAAAATTACTCAATCTTAAAAAATATAACTAGCATCTTGGTCTTGCTTGCCCTGCTATGCATGCCGTCAATAAGAATGTATGGACAACTTCGTAGAAACTTCACACAAAGAACATCTTCTTATTCTCCCTCCAAAGTCATCTACAACATTAAAGGTGATTTTACAATGATTGGAAACACCAATATGACTACTGAAACAAGTAGTGATGGTGTTGACAATACTTATAACGACATGTACTTTGTTGATATCGATGGCGACAGTAATACGTTAAATTCATCCTCTGCGACGCTTGGTTTCTCCACTGAAGGAGGAATTGCAGACCCTTCTTGTTCTAAAGTGATTTATGCTGGGTTGTATTGGACTGGAAAATCTGCAATTAATAATAATGCCCCCTTTAATGTTACCAAAAATGGCGTAACCAAAACATTTGATAAAAAAGTAATTAAATTAAAAGGTGGATCTGCAAGTTCTTACACCACAATTACAGCAAATTCAACTGATTTATATTATCCCCAAAATACTGATGATGATATTTTTGTTGGTTATAAAGAAATCACCGATTACGTAAAAACAAATGGTGTAGGGAATTATACTGTTGCCGATATCGCTTTGGTCGAAGGTAACAATGTCCCAGGATATTTAGGAGGATGGGGAATTATTATAGTGTATGAAAATCCAAAGATGAAAGATCGTGCGGTTACCATTTTTGATGGTTACGCTTATGTAGACTTAGGAAATACAGGAACGATTCCGATTTCTGGTTTCTTCGCCACTTTGAGCGGAAATGTAGTAATGAAATTGGGAGTTATGGCTAGTGAAGGAGATCGTAATAGAGCCGGTGATGCGCTTCAAATTTTAAAACTAAACAGTCCAACATCTCCATATAACAGTAGCAATTATTTAGCTTTGTCACATGCCAACAATACCACCACCAATTTTTTCAACTCCTCGATATATACAGATGGAAATACCAGAAATCCAAATTACCTTAATAATACAGGAATGGATATTTCGATGTTCAACGTTCCAAATACAGGAAACTCCATAATAGCCAATGGCCAAACCTCAACAACATTTAGATACAGTTCTGAAAATGACAAATTTTCAATTTTTGCTTTTGCCATGGCGGTTGATGCTTATATCCCAAAACCAATTGCGTCGGTAAAAGTAAATACCATTGGTGGAGTAACACCTACATTGCCCTTGACAGCATCACCTGGTGACGAGATACAGTATAAAATTGACATTAAAAACAATGGTAGTGAGGCTACCAAAAACACCATCCTAACGATTCCGGTGCCTACCTCTACCTTATATACCATCAGCAGTATTAGTACATCAAATATTCACAGTACGTTTTCACCTGCCAGTGCGCCTTATTTCGACAGTAGTTTGAATGCTATCATTTGGAATGTTGGCAACATTCCGTTACCATCTGACCCAGATACCTTATTAGGAAGCTTACTGTTCAAACTAAAACTTACTACTGATTGCGCAACTTTATTTAACATGGGTTGTGACAATGCAATTTCGTTAAACGGAATCATAGCAGGACAAGGCGCAATTACCAATGTTGGCTTTAGTGATGCTATTTCGCAAGGAATTGATTATTCAAGTGGTTGTTTTAATTTGATCGACAATCCTATTTTAGTCAACTTCAACAGTAGCAATAGTCCTTGTTTTGCTGCCTTGGCCGGACCTGACAAAGCACCACCCACTTGTGGTTTATCATCGGTAATCTTGGCTGCAACGGCCAATACAACTGGAACCTGGTCAATTTTGAGTGGTCCTGCTGGCGGAGGCGAAGTTTTTTCGAATGCCACAAGTCCAAATTCAGAATTTTCTAGTCCAAATTCAGGAGTATATACCTTGCGTTGGACTGTTCCTTATGGTGGCGGAGCATGCTCACCTATTGTTGACGACACTACCGTAAGCATAGGTATGTGTGACAAACTAGATTTTGACGGTATCAATGACCATGTTAATTTCGATACCAATTATGCTCTGAACTCGGGAGCCTTTACTATCGAAACTTGGATCAAACCAGGACAAACTAATGCTGCAGTTCAAACTATTTTTTCGAAAAGAAATGCAACCTCTTTAACCGATGGATACGATTTAACAGTGGTAAACAATATGATCTCTTTTAAATGGAATACAACTGGTTCTATTACTTCACTACATCCTGTAACCACAGGGAGATGGTATCATGTTGCTGTAACCTTTGATGGTTCTCTTTACAAATTATATATTGATGGTGTCGCTGTACAAATTCCAGTAATTGGAACAAATCCAGTTGCTAATAATAGTGCTAAATGTATTTTGGGAGCCATGGCACCTAGTACGACCTCTCCTTATTTACCAACCAATTTTTACAAAGGTTGGATGCAAGAATTACGTGTTTGGAATGTTGCCTTGACTGAAGATCAAGCACACCAAATGATGAATCAAAGAATTCAAAAAAGCAGCACATCTGTACTTGGTGCAACCATACCTTTGACAATTGATGGTTTGTCTTGGAATAACTTGCAAGCCTATTTCCCTATGAAACAAGCAAACGACCTTGTTAACGGAAACCTTTTAGACAAATCTGCAAGTTTGCGTACCGGTAGATTAATTGGTATCGAAAGTGCACAGCCAGAAAGTGCTCCCGTTCCTTACACCTCTGCTGCCAATACAAGTTGGGAGAGCAGCGCTACATGGACCTACGGGAACGTTTGGAACATTCCAAACACTCTTGGTGTAGACAACTTGACCCCTATTGATTGGAATATTGTTCGAACAAGCAATAACATTACTACCAATGGTAACAAAACCGTATTAGGATTGTTAATCGACAGTAATACTGTAAGTGCCAACACTGATAATAAGATCGAAATTTCAAAATATTTCAAACTTACTGGTAAACTTGATTTGGTTGGAAAATCGCAATTGGTACAAACAGAAGGTAGCATCCTAGATGTTGCAAGTGCTGGTTTTATCGAAAGAGACCAACAAGGACAAGGGAACAAATACAATTATAACTATTGGTCATCACCAGTGAGCCGTATCAACAGCACTCAAAACAATACGGATTATAGCATCAAAGACGTAATGCGTGACGGAACAACCACTACGCCACAAGATATCAACTGGATTGGTGGCTATGATGGTGCAACAACTTCACCTATAAGTATTGCTCGCTATTGGATTTATAAATTTGATAATTACACCAATGCCTATGCCAATTGGAATCAGATTTTTGAAAACGGAACCGTACGCACAGGGCAAGGTTTTACCATGAAGGGTAATAACGGTCCCAATACTACTCAAAACTATACATTTGTTGGTAAACCTAATAATGGAACCATCAATAACAATACTGTAGGAGCAGGACAATTATTATTAACAGGTAATCCATATCCATGTTCTATTGATTCGCAAGCCTTTATCAATGACAACAGTAACTCATTTGACGGCAACATCTACTTTTGGGAGCACTACACCTCCAACACTACACATGTGTTGCGTGATTACCAAGGCGGCTACGCAGTACTCAATTTGGTAGGTGGTACGCCGGCAACGGCATCGCTTACCAATCTAATAAGTGGATTGGGTACAAGCGTAAAAGGAGCACCTAAGCAATTTATTCCGGTGGGACAAGCGTTCTTTGTTTACGGAAAAGCATTGGGTGGTGGTAACATAACCTACAAAAATAGTCAAAGAGCTTTCCATAAAGAAGATGATGCACTTTATTCAAACATCACCTTCAGACCTTCAGCTACTGCAAAAACAGTAGGAACACCAAACAATGGCAATGACCCTGTCCCAGATGATAATCATTACAAAAAAGTGCGAATCGGCTATACCTCAGCAGTCAATTTCCATAGACAAGTGCTCTTAGGTTTTATGAATGACAAAGCTACTAGTGGTTTTGACAACGGTTATGACGCCTACAACTTAGATGCTTTCCCAAATGATATGTCATTGTACAACAACGGAATCAAATTAGTTATTCAAGGAGAAGGTTATTATGATTCGAATGCCACTTTTCCGTTAGCGATAAAATCAGATCAAACGGGTACGGTAACCTTTTCGATCGATGGTTTAGAAAATTTCGATGCAAATGATCACTTTTATATTCACGATGCAACAGATAATTCATACCACGAAATTACAAATAGTACTTTCCAATTGACCATTGATTCGGGAGAATACCTAAACCGTTTTTCGCTAACTTTCAAAAACCAGACTACTACTCTAGCATTAAGCCAAGAAAATTTTGTGGAAGCAAATGTAAAAATCATGCACATACAAAATAGTAATCAAATACTTATCGAAAACACCACCAATAACACTCAAATTAGCAATGCATCCCTATATGGTACTACCGGAAGATTGATTACCAATTGGAAAAACCAAAATTTTAACCTAAGCCGTTTTCAATTGCCTATTCCTAAAGTGAGCACAGGGATTTACATTGTAACACTTGAAACCACAAATGGTAAAATAAATAAACAAATTATTGTACCTTAA